One window from the genome of Variovorax sp. PAMC26660 encodes:
- a CDS encoding SDR family NAD(P)-dependent oxidoreductase — MQIKGQVAVVTGAASGLGRATVQRLAEQGAHVAAIDLAGAPLDALAKELKLLAIGGDVSSATDMEAAFAQVRTALGTPRILVNCAGVLGPARVFRTDKATGRVMPRELDVFRRVIEINLVGTFNTIRLFAQGLSGETAVDGEDRGVIVNTASVAAYEALSAQTAYGSSKAGVASMTLPLARELARFGIRVMALAPGTFETGMYEVVPAHTRRTLIDDVPFPPRPGRPEEFAHMVQALIENGMMNGSVVRIDGAVRMREPTAPREGRPAS, encoded by the coding sequence ATGCAGATCAAAGGACAGGTTGCCGTCGTCACCGGCGCGGCCTCGGGGCTTGGCCGCGCCACCGTTCAGCGGCTGGCCGAGCAGGGCGCCCATGTGGCGGCCATCGACCTCGCCGGCGCGCCGCTCGACGCACTCGCCAAAGAGTTGAAGCTGCTGGCAATCGGCGGCGATGTGAGTTCGGCCACCGACATGGAAGCTGCCTTCGCGCAGGTGCGCACGGCGCTTGGCACGCCGCGCATTCTGGTCAATTGCGCCGGCGTGCTCGGCCCGGCGCGCGTGTTCCGCACCGACAAGGCCACGGGCCGTGTCATGCCACGCGAGCTGGACGTCTTCCGGCGCGTGATCGAGATCAACCTCGTCGGCACCTTCAACACCATTCGCCTGTTCGCGCAAGGCCTGAGCGGCGAGACCGCCGTCGATGGCGAGGATCGCGGCGTGATCGTCAACACGGCCTCGGTCGCCGCCTACGAGGCGTTGTCGGCACAAACTGCCTACGGCTCGTCCAAGGCCGGCGTGGCCAGCATGACGCTGCCTCTGGCGCGGGAGCTGGCACGCTTCGGCATCCGCGTGATGGCGCTCGCGCCCGGCACCTTCGAAACCGGCATGTACGAAGTCGTGCCTGCCCACACCCGTCGCACGCTGATCGACGACGTGCCCTTTCCTCCACGCCCGGGGCGGCCGGAAGAGTTCGCGCACATGGTGCAGGCGCTGATCGAGAACGGCATGATGAACGGCTCCGTGGTGCGCATCGACGGTGCGGTGCGCATGCGCGAGCCGACCGCGCCGCGCGAAGGACGACCAGCGTCATGA